One genomic window of Caenorhabditis elegans chromosome I includes the following:
- the Y51F10.7 gene encoding MD-2-related lipid-recognition domain-containing protein (Confirmed by transcript evidence), with protein sequence MMRNIAVLLAITAAGFQINAMPIDLADCPFPNGTDKQIHSYMCSDGEQFSITDIQTLDSKGNPLYPIDPSHPFILNLTTYNHGPQIDDNHVNVKINQYKSGWQGGCSWTALPTFGLLNGIDGCEFAHNCPLTSGPLFLILPLDLSQFSAIIDLIAANKPYELEIRMFNYNAGDTKHEEIACVMAQVELS encoded by the exons atgatgagAAACATCGCTGTACTCCTTGCTATTACGGCCGCCGGCTTCCAAATTAACGCTATGCCAATCGACTTGGCAGATTGCCCATTCCCAAATGGCACTGACAAGCAGATTCACTCGTACATGTGCTCCGACGGTGAGCAGTTCTCAATCACCGACATCCAAACGTTGGATAGCAAAGGAAACCCTCTCTACCCAATCGACCCGAGCCATCCGTTCATTTTGAACCTCACCACCTACAATCACGGACCACAGATCGACGATAATCATGTGAACGTGAAGATCAATCAGTACAAGTCGGGATGGCAGGGCGGCTGCTCGTGGACCGCACTTCCCACATTCGGATTGTTGAATGGAATCGATGGATGCGAATTTGCACACAACTGCCCACTCACGTCGGGACCACTCTTCTTGATTCTTCCGTTGGATTTGAGCCAATTCTCGGCGATTATTGACTTGATTGCTGCTAAT AAGCCGTACGAGCTGGAAATCCGAATGTTCAACTACAACGCCGGTGACACAAAGCACGAGGAGATCGCGTGTGTTATGGCTCAAGTTGAGTTGTCTTAA
- the trpp-10 gene encoding Trafficking protein particle complex subunit 10 (Confirmed by transcript evidence), whose translation MDRRYNLSLQFVPVMVINSKTSMLTTDILLEVELNRAAGPNITTVIESASLTTDPLHADSKFSESLTATPLSQFPIEGDLLSIANLIWKLPTKGSLVKHRLHLDYTVKQQDPPLKYTFDDIVELTVPDVQFEICTQVLSQQPGAQLCRATSPCHFVISIRFLKEMSCSLLVVLDADDRMWTLVERTKMVTIKDSGLGQLALTIIPVVAGYLPFPNVSIYECQLVSEAVIPGNDILFFNRSAGKQIRVLSPNNSDNNNFGKQDVVRGSNRIKKTIEKLFD comes from the exons ATGGATCGTCGCTACAATCTATCGCTGCAATTCGTGCCGGTGATGGTGATCAACAGTAAAACGTCAATGTTAACTACGGA catccTCCTGGAAGTTGAACTGAATCGAGCCGCCGGACCAAACATCACAACTGTCATCGAATCTGCTTCACTGACCACAGACCCTCTTCACGCGGACTCCAAATTCTCAGAATCGCTAACAGCAACTCCGCTGAGCCAATTCCCCATCGAAGGAGATCTCCTATCAATTGCCAATTTGATTTGGAAGCTTCCAACAAAAGGATCCCTCGTCAAGCATCGTCTCCACCTGGACTACACTGTAAAACAACAGGATCCCCCGTTGAAGTACACATTTGATGACATCGTTGAGCTCACCGTGCCCGATGTTCAATTCGAAATTTGCACACAAGTACTGTCACAACAGCCGGGTGCCCAACTGTGTCGGGCGACGTCGCCGTGCCATTTTGTCATTTCTATACggtttttgaaggaaatgtCGTGTTCATTACTAGTTGTGTTGGATGCTGATGATCGGATGTGGACACTGGTGGAGAGAACTAAAA tggtaACGATAAAAGACAGTGGCCTGGGACAACTAGCGCTCACCATAATACCAGTAGTCGCCGGTTATTTACCATTTCCgaatgtgtcgatttacgagtgTCAACTCGTG TCCGAAGCCGTAATCCCGGGAAACGACATCCTATTCTTCAATCGCAGTGCCGGAAAGCAAATTCGTGTCCTATCGCCGAATAATTCCGATaataacaattttggaaaacaagaCGTTGTGAGAGGATCGAATCGAATTAAGAAAACTATTGAGAAgctttttgattaa
- the hex-4 gene encoding beta-N-acetylhexosaminidase (Confirmed by transcript evidence) yields MHKMSKLCFLALLSVTFMLIFVLTTPYSNDRSSYAAYEGGIDPRKTRQFKNIIVHLDLKGAPPRVEYLIEFFKLLSKHHVDGILIEYEDMFPYSGDIEEIRRDLHYSENDIRRIIQAAEVHNLEVIPLIQSFGHLEFVLKKSKFMGLSEDLIDLNTICISDSKSIDIVKQMIEQIRRLHPNSTRIHIGADEAYHVAEDQRCIERMEKESIGKSDLKLEHIAKIGKFARENAGFETVFAWNDMFDKESEETIRKSKINKFIVPVVWGYRTDVTENGYFPDGLFERIFNVFDRFYVASAFKGADGARQQFSNISRYLENQKSYVNLMDLHKNAAAQKVDGIFVTGWSRFNHFNALCELLPVAIPSLIVDLFYLNYQLTEKDAWRAMKSSLECENRRHLRGILAESTVHGCKFPGADVFEIIMHDWKRAVDRRIFGKPDQQPSPDSEAIEILKNLKKSLNQSILYKTDADEVFNQYLHDYHSLIAQNTRTEITN; encoded by the exons ATGCATAAAATGTCGAAACTCTGTTTTCTAGCATTACTTTCCGTCACCTTCATGCTTATTTTCGTACTCACCACTCCATATTCCAATGATCGATCCAGTTATGCTGCTTATGAGGGTGGAATCGATCCGAGAAAGACTAGacagtttaaaaat ataaTAGTACACTTGGACCTAAAAGGAGCACCACCACGTGTCGAATATCTCATTGAATTCTTCAAATTACTCTCAAAACATCATGTGGATGGAATTCTTATCGAATATGAAGATATGTTCCCATATTCTGGAGATATTGAAGAAATTCGAAGAGATTTACATTATAGTGAAAATGATATTAGAAGAATTATTCAAGCAGCTGAAGTGCATAATTTAGAAGTTATTCCTTtgattcaaagttttggacaTTTGGAATTTGTActaaaaaagtcgaaatttaTGGGGCTTAGTGAGGATTTGATTGAt CTCAACACAATCTGCATATCGGATTCCAAATCAATCGATATTGTCAAACAAATGATCGAACAAATCCGCCGGCTTCACCCGAATTCCACACGAATTCATATCGGAGCCGACGAGGCTTACCATGTGGCAGAAGATCAACGATGTATAGAGCGAATGGAAAAAGAATCGATAGGGAAATCGGATTTAAAGCTTGAGCATATCgcaaaaattgggaaattcgCCAGAGAAAATGCAGGATTTGAGACAGTATTCGCGTGGAATGATATGTTTGATAAAGAATCAGAAGaaacaattcgaaaatcgaaaatcaataaatttataGTTCCAGTGGTGTGGGGATATCGAACTGATGTTActgaaaatggatattttcCCGATGGACTTTTTGAGcggatttttaatgtttttgatCGATTTTATGTGGCTAGCGCGTTTAAAG GCGCTGATGGAGCCCGTcaacaattttcgaatatttctcGATATctggaaaatcagaaatccTACGTAAATTTGATGGATTTACACAAAAACGCCGCTGCTCAAAAAGTCGACGGAATCTTTGTTACTGGCTGGAGTCGATTCAATCATTTTAATGCTCTTTGTGAGCTTCTTCCTGTCGCAATTCCATCACTTATCGTTGATTTATTCTATTTAAATTATCAGCTCACCGAAAAAGATGCGTGGAGGGCGATGAAAAGTAGTTTAGAATGCGAGAATCGACGGCATTTACGTGGAATTCTTGCCGAATCGACGGTGCATGGATGTAAATTCCCGGGAGCTGACGTTTTTGAAATC ataatgCACGACTGGAAGCGTGCAGTTGACCGTCGAATCTTTGGAAAACCCGATCAACAACCATCTCCAGACTCAGAAgccattgaaattttgaaaaacctcaaaaaatcattgaaccAATCAATATTGTATAAAACGGATGCCGATGAGGTCTTCAATCAGTATTTACATGATTATCACTCATTAATTGCTCAGAATACTCGAACAGAGATTactaattga